In one window of Desulforhabdus amnigena DNA:
- a CDS encoding sensor histidine kinase: protein MLLKKKILIGYGVAFALMGLVVAWAVVNLISLGKATDAILRENYRSILAAENMVDTLERQDSAILLIFLGDTRKGISQFQESEAMFLQWLARAKDNITIKGEGELVESIDADYAKYRQRLSELTDLPGTQAPPLEYPLSAYHQSIYPFFAQIREACVRLRNLNEETMYDASLRAGRVAGQAIWSTLLVSSSGMIIALIFSLWLAERIVRPLRRFMDASRKISSGDYTVQVPVETSDELGRLAGEFNQMAARLERYHEMNIEEIISEKSKGEAILASIEDGLVVFDTDLRLKGINPASRRILNLEAAEYTALRCRDILPSSNVCDLIEKIVETGLQPSIPEEQRIVTLSEGKLLRHYLFSVTPIRGKERNLLGIVLLLRDVTRLKEVERLKSEFVMAASHELRTPLTSMGMSIDLLLEHAAHGLAEKDRELLFAAHEEVHRMKALVNDLLDLSKIEAGRIDLEFESVPVQILFENVQTVFKGQLEKEQVVLKLELPRDLPHIRADANKITWVLTNLVSNALRYVDKGGNIQLMAGRMGPYIHLSVQDDGPGIPQEYQTKIFEKFVQVKGQESGGTGLGLAICKEIVRAHGGAIWVESVPGQGSTFTFTVPVVQ, encoded by the coding sequence ATGTTATTGAAAAAGAAGATTCTGATCGGGTATGGCGTTGCCTTTGCCCTTATGGGCCTGGTGGTGGCGTGGGCCGTCGTGAATCTGATATCTCTCGGCAAGGCAACCGATGCTATCCTCCGCGAGAACTATCGGAGCATTCTCGCCGCAGAAAACATGGTGGACACATTGGAAAGGCAGGACAGCGCCATTCTACTCATCTTCCTGGGCGACACCAGGAAGGGGATTTCCCAGTTTCAGGAAAGCGAAGCCATGTTCTTGCAATGGCTGGCTCGCGCCAAGGACAATATTACGATAAAGGGCGAGGGCGAGTTGGTTGAATCCATAGATGCTGATTATGCAAAATACCGCCAACGGCTTTCCGAACTGACCGATTTACCCGGTACACAAGCCCCACCTTTGGAATATCCTCTGAGTGCCTATCATCAATCCATCTACCCGTTCTTTGCTCAAATCCGCGAGGCCTGCGTTCGGCTGCGCAACCTCAACGAGGAAACCATGTACGATGCCAGCCTTCGTGCGGGCCGAGTGGCCGGACAGGCGATCTGGTCCACGTTGCTCGTATCATCGTCAGGGATGATCATTGCGCTGATTTTCAGTTTATGGCTTGCTGAGCGTATCGTCAGACCCCTTCGGCGCTTCATGGATGCATCTCGAAAAATCTCGTCGGGGGACTATACGGTTCAGGTACCGGTGGAGACAAGTGATGAACTCGGGCGCCTGGCCGGAGAATTCAACCAAATGGCGGCCCGGCTTGAGCGTTATCATGAAATGAATATCGAAGAAATCATTTCCGAGAAAAGCAAAGGGGAGGCGATCCTGGCCAGTATAGAGGACGGCCTCGTGGTTTTCGATACCGACCTCAGATTGAAAGGCATCAACCCTGCGTCTCGCCGTATATTGAACCTCGAAGCCGCTGAATACACCGCTCTGCGGTGCCGGGACATCCTGCCCTCCTCCAATGTATGCGACCTGATAGAGAAAATCGTCGAAACAGGCCTGCAACCCAGTATTCCCGAAGAGCAGCGGATCGTTACGCTTTCTGAGGGAAAACTCTTACGCCACTATCTCTTTTCCGTTACGCCGATTCGAGGCAAGGAGCGGAACCTTTTGGGCATTGTGCTGCTGCTGAGAGACGTCACCCGGCTGAAGGAAGTGGAACGACTCAAGAGTGAATTCGTCATGGCTGCATCCCATGAGCTGCGGACGCCGCTCACAAGCATGGGTATGAGCATTGATTTGCTGCTGGAACATGCCGCACATGGACTTGCGGAAAAGGATCGGGAATTGCTCTTTGCGGCTCATGAGGAAGTACATCGCATGAAGGCTCTGGTCAACGATTTGCTCGACCTCTCCAAAATCGAGGCCGGCCGAATCGATCTGGAGTTTGAGAGCGTTCCGGTTCAAATCCTTTTCGAGAATGTCCAAACCGTTTTCAAGGGGCAGCTGGAGAAAGAGCAGGTCGTACTCAAGTTGGAGTTGCCACGGGATTTGCCGCACATTCGTGCCGACGCCAACAAGATCACCTGGGTACTGACCAACCTGGTCTCTAACGCCCTGCGCTATGTGGACAAGGGCGGGAATATCCAGCTCATGGCCGGCAGGATGGGGCCGTACATTCACCTCTCTGTTCAGGATGACGGTCCCGGCATTCCTCAAGAATACCAGACGAAAATATTCGAGAAATTTGTACAGGTAAAGGGGCAGGAATCCGGAGGTACAGGTCTCGGCCTTGCCATTTGCAAAGAGATTGTGCGCGCGCACGGAGGTGCGATCTGGGTCGAGTCGGTTCCGGGTCAGGGAAGTACTTTTACTTTCACAGTGCCGGTGGTCCAATAG
- the sdhA gene encoding succinate dehydrogenase flavoprotein subunit, translating to MVFKHDVVVVGAGLAGLRAALEVAGNADVALISKVYPTRSHSGAAQGGIAAALGNEEPDSWEWHMYDTVKGGDYLTDQNVAEILAQDAPRAVYELEHFGVPFNRTPEGKIAQRAFGGHTRDFGKAAVKRACYAADRSGRVMMDTLYFQVERKGIKAYPEFQMLDLIFKDKQVVGLVAYELATGEVHFFHSRVVMLATGGYGKIYKTTSNAFANTGEGLYIPYRAGIPLEDMEFVQFHPTGIYGLGVLLTEAARGEGGVLRNDAGERFMERYAPTIKDLAPRDMVSRAIWTEIRAGRGVGGKDYVHLDLTHLGEKKLAERLSDITSFVKIYLGLDPARELVPVQPTCHYMMGGIPCDVDGHVLGDKHEIITGLYAAGECSCLSLHGANRLGCNSLLDLVVFGRRTGLQIVRDLGRLPWNEPPENPDRATVERIRRIKERKTGEKVGSLRSSLQEVMTTNCSVFRHEETMEQALLEIRSLQERYARIAIDNKGLKFNTDLLDALELEALLGLAEAVTVSALNRKESRGAHSREDYPERNDEEWLKHTLIQKKDGEPRVFYKPVTITRFQPKPRTY from the coding sequence ATGGTGTTCAAGCATGATGTCGTGGTGGTGGGGGCCGGCCTTGCCGGTTTGAGGGCCGCACTTGAGGTAGCCGGCAATGCGGATGTTGCCCTGATCAGCAAGGTCTATCCCACCCGATCTCATTCCGGGGCCGCGCAGGGAGGCATTGCCGCAGCACTTGGCAATGAAGAGCCGGATTCGTGGGAATGGCATATGTACGATACAGTCAAGGGGGGAGACTATCTCACGGATCAAAATGTGGCGGAAATTCTCGCTCAGGATGCCCCTCGCGCCGTGTATGAACTCGAGCATTTCGGAGTTCCATTCAACCGCACGCCTGAAGGAAAAATCGCGCAGCGGGCTTTTGGCGGGCACACCCGGGATTTCGGCAAGGCTGCGGTGAAAAGAGCCTGCTATGCCGCAGACCGCAGCGGGCGCGTCATGATGGACACCCTCTATTTCCAGGTCGAACGCAAAGGGATCAAGGCCTATCCCGAATTCCAAATGTTGGATCTCATCTTCAAGGACAAGCAGGTGGTGGGGCTGGTGGCCTACGAGTTAGCAACGGGAGAAGTTCACTTTTTCCACAGCCGGGTGGTCATGCTCGCCACGGGTGGATATGGCAAGATCTACAAGACCACTTCCAATGCCTTCGCCAATACGGGTGAGGGGCTTTACATTCCTTACCGCGCAGGAATTCCCCTGGAAGATATGGAGTTTGTTCAATTTCATCCTACCGGCATTTACGGCCTGGGGGTCCTGCTGACCGAAGCGGCAAGAGGGGAGGGGGGGGTCCTTCGAAATGACGCCGGTGAACGTTTCATGGAAAGGTATGCGCCGACCATCAAGGACCTTGCGCCGCGCGATATGGTCTCAAGGGCCATCTGGACGGAGATTCGTGCAGGAAGGGGAGTAGGGGGCAAGGACTACGTGCATCTGGATTTGACGCATCTGGGTGAGAAAAAGCTCGCCGAAAGGCTATCGGATATTACCTCTTTCGTGAAAATCTACCTGGGCCTCGATCCAGCCAGGGAGCTCGTTCCGGTGCAGCCCACCTGCCATTATATGATGGGCGGGATTCCATGCGATGTGGACGGGCATGTGCTTGGAGACAAGCACGAAATCATTACGGGGCTTTATGCGGCTGGAGAATGTTCGTGCCTTTCGCTCCACGGGGCAAACCGCCTCGGGTGCAATTCCCTTTTGGACCTGGTCGTCTTCGGGCGTCGCACGGGCCTGCAGATTGTAAGGGATCTCGGTCGGTTGCCCTGGAATGAGCCGCCTGAAAATCCCGACCGCGCTACTGTAGAAAGGATTCGAAGGATCAAGGAAAGAAAAACCGGGGAGAAGGTCGGTTCCTTGAGAAGCTCCTTGCAGGAAGTCATGACCACGAACTGCTCCGTCTTCCGTCATGAAGAGACCATGGAACAGGCTTTGTTGGAAATCCGCTCCCTACAGGAACGTTATGCACGAATCGCCATCGATAACAAGGGTCTCAAGTTCAATACGGACCTCTTGGATGCCCTGGAACTTGAGGCCCTTCTGGGGCTTGCGGAAGCCGTCACGGTTTCGGCCCTCAATCGAAAGGAAAGCCGCGGAGCGCATTCCCGGGAAGACTATCCCGAAAGGAACGATGAGGAGTGGCTGAAACATACCTTGATCCAAAAAAAGGACGGTGAACCGCGAGTCTTCTACAAGCCGGTCACAATCACCCGCTTTCAACCCAAACCGAGGACATATTGA
- a CDS encoding sigma-54-dependent transcriptional regulator: MKRSQQQTSSLNILVVDDETNIRKTLSYCLAVEGHTVIAVSNLVDAIDEVRRRSFDMAFVDLKLRQENGMDLIPVLAAESPWTKTVIITAHGSIESAVEAIRHGAADYIQKPFTPDQVRLLTQRIIRIRELENEITVLKEDMQRSNPETSFQSKNVGMRRVIETAKKAAASEAIVLLRGESGTGKSAFARAIHQWSARTAKPMAVVACPSVPADLLESELFGHVKGAFTGAVRDYPGRIAVCEGGTLFLDEIADMALPVQAKLLRFIQDREYERLGEATPRRADVRIIAATNADLDKRVAEGRFREDLFYRLNVISLTLPPLRERPEDILPLAEKFLAHFCRANHKSIFGFTDEVAAALKGYRWPGNVRELRNTIERAVILGSGEQIGKVDLPENIAPAAGAPAIGDRVPLSVIEELHIRRILADTSSLQEAADVLGMDQATLWRRRKAYGI; encoded by the coding sequence ATGAAGCGGAGCCAACAACAGACCTCCTCACTCAACATCCTGGTTGTGGATGACGAGACCAACATCCGCAAGACGCTTTCCTATTGTCTCGCAGTGGAAGGGCATACCGTGATTGCTGTGAGCAATCTCGTCGACGCCATTGATGAAGTCCGGAGACGTTCTTTCGACATGGCGTTTGTGGATCTCAAACTGCGGCAAGAGAACGGCATGGATTTGATTCCTGTACTGGCAGCTGAATCTCCCTGGACGAAAACCGTCATTATCACAGCTCATGGATCTATTGAAAGCGCGGTGGAGGCCATACGGCACGGGGCTGCCGATTATATCCAGAAACCCTTTACTCCAGACCAAGTCAGACTGCTGACTCAACGGATCATCAGGATTCGGGAACTGGAAAACGAGATCACCGTTCTCAAGGAGGACATGCAACGCTCTAATCCGGAGACGTCGTTTCAGAGCAAGAACGTTGGTATGCGGCGGGTCATCGAAACAGCAAAGAAAGCCGCGGCTTCGGAGGCGATCGTGTTGCTTCGGGGAGAAAGTGGTACGGGCAAATCGGCTTTTGCCCGGGCTATCCACCAGTGGAGCGCTAGAACCGCCAAACCCATGGCCGTGGTGGCATGCCCCTCGGTGCCCGCCGATCTTCTCGAAAGCGAACTCTTCGGGCATGTCAAGGGTGCGTTTACAGGGGCTGTACGGGACTATCCGGGCAGAATCGCGGTTTGCGAGGGTGGGACGCTTTTCCTGGATGAAATCGCTGACATGGCCCTTCCGGTCCAAGCCAAGTTGTTGCGCTTCATTCAAGACAGGGAATATGAGAGGCTGGGGGAAGCGACGCCGCGCAGGGCGGACGTGCGCATCATCGCAGCGACCAATGCCGATCTCGACAAGCGAGTGGCTGAAGGCCGCTTCCGCGAAGACCTGTTCTACCGCCTCAATGTGATCAGCCTTACCCTGCCACCGCTTCGGGAAAGGCCGGAAGACATCCTGCCGCTTGCCGAAAAGTTTCTCGCTCATTTCTGCCGTGCCAACCACAAGTCGATCTTCGGCTTCACCGATGAGGTAGCCGCGGCACTAAAGGGCTACAGATGGCCGGGCAATGTTCGAGAACTCCGCAATACCATAGAGCGAGCCGTGATTTTGGGGAGTGGCGAACAGATCGGCAAGGTCGATCTGCCTGAAAATATTGCTCCTGCCGCCGGCGCTCCCGCCATCGGTGACCGAGTTCCGCTCTCCGTCATTGAAGAGCTTCATATCCGAAGAATTCTGGCCGACACCTCCTCACTTCAGGAAGCTGCAGATGTTCTAGGAATGGACCAGGCAACACTCTGGCGGAGGCGAAAAGCTTACGGCATTTGA
- a CDS encoding citrate synthase has product MAEEVRVKNIGLRGVTVADTKISYIDGEHGILIYRGFRIEELAERSTFPETAYLLLNGALPNKQQLVQFEQELVEGRQLPAYLYDVFKKLPRSSDPMDVLQAAVPLLAVNDPDLNDESREANVRKAMRLIARFPVVVAAWHRIRHGLEPLPSDDSLSHAANFLWQLTGQKPDAETARDFDICLILHADHTFNASTFACREVVSTQAHMYAGVAAGVGALSGSLHGGANARVMEMLQQVESEVKAVDEVGAWVRDRIDRGEKIMGMGHAVYKTFDPRSKILKEMSLRLGKKTGRENWYRLLTRIEEEGIREFEKRGKMGIKINVDFYSGSVYAMMGIPVDIMTPVFAISRISGWCSHIIEEKFGEAQGKPALYRPKAEYVGDYCGPIGCEFKPLTER; this is encoded by the coding sequence ATGGCTGAGGAAGTTCGTGTCAAGAATATTGGTTTGAGAGGGGTCACCGTAGCCGATACGAAAATCAGCTACATCGATGGAGAACACGGCATTTTGATCTATCGTGGATTTCGTATAGAGGAACTGGCCGAGCGATCCACATTCCCGGAGACCGCTTATCTTCTTTTGAATGGGGCCTTGCCGAACAAGCAACAGCTCGTTCAATTCGAGCAGGAGCTTGTGGAAGGAAGGCAGTTGCCGGCTTACCTGTACGATGTCTTCAAAAAACTCCCCAGGAGTTCGGATCCCATGGACGTGCTCCAGGCAGCCGTGCCTCTTCTGGCGGTGAATGATCCCGATCTCAACGATGAATCCCGCGAAGCCAACGTACGAAAGGCCATGCGCCTCATAGCCCGTTTCCCCGTTGTGGTTGCTGCCTGGCACAGGATACGCCATGGGCTGGAACCACTCCCTTCGGACGATTCCCTCTCCCATGCCGCCAATTTCCTGTGGCAGCTCACAGGCCAAAAGCCGGATGCAGAGACAGCGCGTGATTTTGACATTTGTCTCATATTGCATGCCGATCACACTTTCAATGCTTCGACCTTTGCCTGCCGTGAAGTGGTTTCCACCCAGGCGCACATGTATGCCGGGGTAGCTGCCGGCGTGGGCGCTCTTTCCGGAAGCCTGCATGGAGGAGCCAACGCGCGGGTGATGGAAATGCTTCAGCAGGTGGAGTCGGAAGTCAAAGCGGTGGACGAAGTCGGTGCATGGGTCAGGGATCGTATCGACCGGGGCGAAAAGATCATGGGAATGGGGCATGCCGTCTATAAGACCTTCGATCCCCGGTCCAAAATTCTCAAAGAGATGTCGTTGCGGTTGGGAAAGAAAACGGGTCGTGAAAACTGGTACCGGTTGCTCACCAGGATCGAGGAGGAAGGGATCAGGGAATTCGAAAAGAGGGGCAAAATGGGCATCAAGATCAACGTCGACTTTTACAGCGGCTCCGTTTACGCCATGATGGGCATTCCTGTCGACATCATGACACCCGTGTTTGCCATTTCGAGAATTTCCGGATGGTGCTCCCATATTATCGAAGAAAAATTCGGTGAAGCGCAGGGTAAACCCGCCCTCTACAGGCCGAAGGCGGAATATGTGGGAGACTACTGCGGTCCCATCGGGTGTGAGTTCAAACCCCTCACGGAAAGATGA
- a CDS encoding NAD-dependent succinate-semialdehyde dehydrogenase, whose translation MKMLSVNPFTEEITHEFDMFGVEQVDEAVQRAEEALLRWKARSVPDRVEIFKRVAADLRQHKRKYGEIITREMGKPIKQAVSEVEKCAWVCDYYVEHAARFLQPESIKTDAAKSTVYFEPLGIILGIMPWNFPFWQVFRFAVPAMAAGNVCLLKHASNVPLAALEIEKIFTSAGMPTGVFQTLLIDAGSATRLIEEGKVAGVSLTGSLVAGSRVGEAAGRNIKKLVLELGGSDPFIVLDDADLSKAAEVGMAARALNTGQSCIAAKRFIVMDSVVEEFQVKFLEYLRMLHVGNPMDEDTDIGPLAKSEFVEDLNVQLQDAIDKGATIFYGSKPPEGKGFFFQPAVLVNVKADMKVAQEEVFGPLAPIVVVKDEEEAVAWANATKFGLGASIWSRDVERAVRLAQRIQSGFVAINDMVKSDPRLPFGGIKKSGMGRELSHYGLKEFVNIKTVVVN comes from the coding sequence ATGAAGATGCTGTCCGTCAATCCCTTTACTGAGGAAATAACCCATGAATTCGATATGTTCGGTGTGGAACAGGTCGATGAAGCGGTTCAGAGGGCAGAGGAAGCTCTTTTGCGGTGGAAAGCCCGCTCCGTGCCCGACCGGGTTGAGATTTTCAAGAGAGTTGCCGCCGACTTGCGGCAGCACAAGAGGAAGTACGGAGAAATCATCACCCGGGAGATGGGAAAGCCCATCAAGCAGGCCGTCTCGGAAGTGGAAAAATGCGCCTGGGTCTGCGACTATTATGTGGAACATGCAGCACGCTTCCTGCAGCCGGAAAGCATAAAGACGGATGCGGCGAAAAGTACGGTTTACTTTGAGCCCCTGGGAATCATTCTGGGGATCATGCCCTGGAATTTTCCCTTCTGGCAGGTTTTCCGGTTTGCTGTTCCCGCTATGGCGGCAGGCAATGTCTGCCTTTTAAAGCATGCCTCCAATGTGCCCCTTGCCGCTCTGGAGATAGAGAAGATATTCACATCCGCGGGAATGCCGACCGGAGTCTTTCAGACGCTGCTCATCGATGCAGGGTCGGCAACCCGTTTGATTGAAGAGGGAAAGGTAGCCGGCGTTTCTCTCACGGGCAGCCTTGTCGCCGGCTCGAGAGTCGGTGAGGCCGCAGGGCGGAACATCAAAAAGCTCGTACTCGAACTGGGAGGGTCGGATCCGTTTATCGTACTCGATGATGCGGACCTTTCCAAAGCCGCTGAAGTCGGAATGGCGGCAAGGGCCTTGAATACCGGTCAGAGCTGCATTGCCGCCAAGAGGTTCATCGTGATGGATTCCGTAGTGGAGGAATTTCAAGTGAAATTCCTGGAATACTTGCGCATGCTCCATGTAGGGAACCCCATGGACGAGGATACGGATATCGGTCCACTCGCCAAAAGCGAATTCGTGGAAGACCTGAACGTTCAGTTGCAGGATGCCATCGATAAAGGAGCAACCATTTTTTATGGCTCCAAGCCGCCCGAAGGAAAAGGCTTTTTCTTTCAACCGGCGGTGCTCGTCAATGTAAAAGCGGACATGAAGGTGGCGCAGGAGGAGGTCTTTGGCCCCCTCGCTCCCATCGTTGTGGTCAAAGATGAGGAAGAAGCCGTTGCGTGGGCCAATGCAACGAAATTCGGACTGGGGGCCTCCATTTGGAGCAGGGATGTGGAAAGGGCGGTGCGCCTGGCTCAACGGATTCAATCGGGGTTTGTCGCCATCAACGACATGGTCAAATCAGATCCGAGACTTCCCTTCGGCGGGATCAAAAAGTCGGGAATGGGGCGGGAATTGTCACATTATGGACTCAAGGAGTTTGTGAATATAAAAACCGTGGTCGTCAACTGA
- a CDS encoding UbiA family prenyltransferase: MNTTSMANHSGLSRIKLFMALSRTPHGLLDMATPGLAAVLWLGAMPPLMVTFLGLLTAFAGYTAVYALNDVVDYKVDREKIRELGIPWSENDLDAVYARHPLAQGLLSLKEGILWTVAWGAVALMGAYTLNPTCALVFVGGCVAEAVYCLMLRVSYFRTLVSGGVKTAGAIAAVFAVVPNPSLLFLLCLFLWLFFWEIGGQNVPNDWSDVNEDRDLDAETIPVRFGAEGTARIILCSLALAILLSLLLFWVTPAELSPLYLAGALACGVFLLLIPAYKLYKGRTSKYAAALFNRASYYPLTMLMVVCLSSFF, encoded by the coding sequence TTGAACACGACATCTATGGCAAATCACTCGGGGCTTTCACGCATCAAGCTCTTCATGGCTCTTTCCCGTACCCCCCATGGCTTGCTCGATATGGCGACGCCCGGTTTGGCTGCCGTGCTCTGGCTTGGGGCCATGCCTCCACTCATGGTGACATTTTTGGGGCTTTTGACAGCCTTTGCCGGATATACCGCTGTTTACGCCCTCAATGACGTGGTGGACTATAAGGTGGATAGAGAAAAAATCCGGGAGCTTGGCATACCCTGGAGTGAAAATGATCTGGATGCCGTTTATGCGCGCCATCCTCTGGCCCAGGGGCTCCTGAGCCTGAAAGAGGGGATTTTATGGACCGTTGCGTGGGGGGCGGTGGCGCTCATGGGGGCTTACACGCTGAATCCCACTTGTGCCCTGGTTTTTGTGGGGGGGTGTGTCGCCGAAGCGGTATATTGCCTCATGCTTCGGGTGAGTTATTTTCGCACGCTGGTGAGCGGCGGAGTGAAAACAGCGGGGGCCATTGCCGCAGTTTTCGCCGTTGTGCCGAATCCCTCCCTTCTTTTCCTGCTTTGTCTTTTTCTCTGGCTCTTTTTCTGGGAAATCGGGGGACAGAATGTTCCCAACGACTGGAGCGATGTGAACGAAGACCGTGACCTGGATGCCGAAACCATCCCCGTTCGTTTTGGGGCAGAGGGTACTGCCCGCATCATCCTCTGTTCTCTGGCCCTGGCTATTTTGCTGAGTCTCCTGCTTTTCTGGGTGACTCCGGCCGAACTGAGCCCCCTCTATCTTGCAGGAGCGCTTGCGTGCGGGGTTTTTCTGCTGCTGATTCCCGCTTACAAGCTCTACAAGGGCAGGACTTCCAAGTACGCCGCAGCCCTGTTCAACCGGGCCAGCTATTATCCTCTGACCATGCTCATGGTCGTCTGTCTGAGCTCCTTTTTTTAA
- a CDS encoding class II fumarate hydratase codes for MKYRIEEDALGSVRVPEDAYYGAQTQRAVENFPVSGWRFPSSFIRALGLIKKCAALVNHELGLLSAELAEAIGAASQEVVEGRLVDQFVLDVFQTGSGTSTNMNANEVIAGRANEILTGRRGGKSPVHPNDHVNLGQSSNDVIPTALHVAALTAIKDRLIPALEKLQRSLLQKSEDFAEVGKIGRTHLQDAVPVTLGQEFGGYARQVELGIARIRGVQASLLELALGGTAVGTGLNTHPDFAAKAIELISRETGSPFREASNHFEAQAAQDAAAETSGALKTVAASLSKIANDIRWLASGPRCGLGEINLPALQPGSSIMPGKINPVIPEVVVQVAAQVMGNDVAITMGVQGGYFELNTMLPLIAHNLLQSIDLLSAATTLFAERCIDGITANRERCAQNIERSLALSTYLAPVLGYDKASKIAREAYESGKTVREVVLEGKTMSERQLDELFKEIRFGR; via the coding sequence ATGAAATACCGGATAGAAGAAGATGCGCTCGGGAGCGTGCGGGTGCCGGAAGATGCCTATTATGGAGCTCAGACGCAGCGGGCGGTTGAAAATTTCCCTGTAAGCGGTTGGAGGTTTCCGTCATCATTCATCAGAGCGCTCGGTTTGATCAAGAAATGTGCAGCCCTGGTGAACCATGAGCTGGGCCTGCTGAGCGCCGAGTTGGCGGAAGCCATTGGTGCGGCGTCCCAAGAGGTCGTGGAAGGCAGGTTGGTGGATCAGTTCGTTTTAGATGTTTTTCAAACGGGCTCGGGAACGTCCACCAACATGAATGCCAACGAGGTCATTGCGGGGCGCGCCAATGAAATCCTCACAGGAAGGCGCGGAGGAAAATCACCCGTTCATCCCAATGACCATGTGAACCTGGGGCAGTCCAGCAACGATGTGATTCCTACAGCCCTTCATGTTGCAGCATTGACCGCTATCAAGGATCGCCTGATTCCCGCTTTGGAAAAGCTTCAGCGGAGTCTGCTTCAAAAATCCGAAGATTTTGCGGAGGTGGGGAAAATAGGCAGGACGCACCTTCAGGATGCCGTTCCCGTTACTTTGGGGCAGGAATTCGGAGGGTATGCGCGGCAGGTGGAACTGGGGATTGCAAGAATTCGGGGAGTCCAGGCTTCTCTTTTGGAACTGGCCCTGGGGGGAACCGCCGTGGGGACAGGATTGAACACGCATCCGGATTTTGCAGCCAAAGCGATCGAGCTGATTTCCCGTGAGACGGGCTCTCCTTTCCGGGAGGCGTCAAACCACTTCGAGGCGCAGGCGGCCCAGGATGCCGCGGCGGAGACAAGTGGAGCGCTCAAGACCGTAGCCGCCAGTCTTTCAAAAATCGCCAATGACATTCGCTGGCTGGCCTCCGGTCCCAGATGTGGGTTGGGAGAAATCAACCTGCCGGCGCTCCAGCCCGGGTCTTCCATCATGCCTGGAAAAATCAACCCTGTGATTCCCGAAGTCGTGGTTCAGGTTGCGGCCCAGGTGATGGGAAATGATGTGGCCATCACTATGGGAGTTCAGGGGGGATATTTCGAATTGAACACCATGCTGCCCCTGATTGCACATAATCTTCTCCAGTCCATAGACCTCTTGAGTGCTGCAACAACCCTTTTCGCCGAGCGATGCATCGACGGGATCACGGCCAACCGGGAGCGATGCGCTCAGAACATTGAGAGGAGTCTGGCACTTTCCACGTATCTTGCCCCGGTCCTCGGCTATGATAAGGCTTCGAAGATCGCCAGGGAGGCGTATGAATCGGGAAAAACCGTCAGGGAAGTGGTCCTGGAGGGAAAAACCATGTCGGAGAGGCAGCTCGATGAGCTTTTCAAGGAAATACGCTTCGGAAGGTAG
- a CDS encoding succinate dehydrogenase/fumarate reductase iron-sulfur subunit, whose translation MEMRFKIFRFDPEVDKEPRFQSYTVSAEPHHRILDCLNKIKWEQDGTLGYRMSCGHGICGSDGMRINGVCGLACQKLVKEYEGTEVVLEPLPHFKVLKDLIVEMDGFLEQVKRFRPYLISTSPPPEKERYQSPEDRKKVGDVIRCILCACCTAACPAMDENEKYVGPAALVWAYRLINDSRDDAFRERLKAVDFKDGVWSCKNYFECTRVCPKTIPVTKSINLLKREIEKTFPERSH comes from the coding sequence ATGGAAATGAGATTCAAGATATTCCGGTTTGATCCGGAAGTGGACAAGGAACCGCGTTTCCAGAGTTATACGGTTTCTGCCGAACCGCATCACCGCATTCTGGATTGTCTGAACAAGATCAAGTGGGAGCAGGATGGAACGCTCGGCTACCGCATGTCCTGCGGGCATGGGATCTGCGGCTCGGATGGGATGAGGATCAACGGTGTTTGCGGCCTGGCCTGTCAGAAGCTGGTCAAGGAATACGAGGGAACTGAAGTTGTTCTGGAACCGCTTCCACATTTCAAGGTGCTGAAGGATCTCATTGTGGAGATGGACGGTTTTCTGGAACAGGTAAAGAGGTTCCGTCCCTATCTGATCAGTACCAGTCCGCCCCCTGAAAAGGAGAGATACCAAAGCCCCGAGGATCGGAAAAAGGTGGGGGACGTCATCCGGTGCATCCTCTGCGCTTGCTGCACGGCCGCCTGTCCCGCTATGGATGAGAACGAAAAATACGTCGGCCCTGCGGCGCTCGTCTGGGCCTACCGCCTGATCAACGATTCCAGAGACGACGCATTCCGTGAACGGCTCAAGGCGGTTGACTTCAAGGATGGTGTCTGGTCGTGCAAAAACTACTTCGAATGCACGCGGGTCTGTCCCAAAACGATCCCCGTTACCAAGTCCATCAACCTGCTGAAGCGAGAGATCGAGAAGACGTTCCCCGAGAGATCTCATTGA